The DNA sequence TTTGAGAGTCTAATGTTGCAAGTGACAAGATGTTTAAGCTGTATTTAAGTCAAAAATACCCTAGAGCAGAGCTGTATTTAGAAGAGAGGTGTTAGTGTgttagtctgtgtgtgtgtctggtaaAGACGGGCCTGGAACAAATTGTTTTTGGCCCTGGGGTGCCGTCCCCTGTCCTCGAAAACAATGTCGGGGAACAGAGTTACTGTACGGCAGCCTGAACAAAGACACGAGGGAGGAGTCAGACGAAGGTTTCGGTGCTTCTTAAGATCATTAAATGCACACAAATGGTTGCACAAAGGATTTTGTATTCGTGTTTACACCTGTAGTCTGGCAGCCAGGGGAAATTTATAAATGTTGGCATGCATGTGGTAGGAGCAGATTCCTCTTGTTGCCTCATTGTAACCTTGTCTCGTCATTGATCCTGTATTCTGTGTTCTTGTCTCTTCCCTGAAGGTATGGCAAAATTGTGTCGACCAAGGCCATCTTGGACAAAACTACCAACAAATGTAAAGGTAAACTCTAATAATCTTTTCAAAGACTGGGttgtcatgctttttttttttttaattatatacacagtttttttttttttgaatgtcaTTTTTAGTCATTCTTTGGCTGTGGAGAAGCATGCCATTTTGTGAAAAACGCTGTTTTCCTGTATTGCCCAGAGTTAGATGGGAACATCCATGTAGCTCAtaaggcctcagtcacataGCTCTAAAGACTCCAGATCAGCTGGCGTGTGCTTGCTGGAGTTTGCTGATTGCTGACAAGCAAAATCTGTTGCGAAGAGGATGCACCACCAAAAACCTCGCCAGATTGCTTTGGTCAGTAGCAGACTGCCACAGTCACCAGTAGTTTGCACAGAAGACATGTACTTGGCTGCGAACCCTTTGCTCTTGGAGATGTAGCGAAACTTGAAAATGTGCAATGCAAAGCACAAATGGAGAATGTTCACCTTACAAATAAAAGTCATGCCTCAACACTGCTaccaacatgtttcaaaaaGTGCATCTTTTAGTTTGAAGACCAATGTTCTCAGTGGAAGGATGGCTATCGAAAAACttccattcttaaggaagggaaacatggAGGAAAGGTTGAGGTATGCcacattacacaagaactggactgaaaatcagtggaaacCAGTTTCATGGAACGATAAATccaaattttaaatgtttggttCAAATTGTCATCATAATGTACAGACAAGGTCAGgaaagaggtacaacagtgagttttTGGAGCCAACTGTAAAagacggtggaggctctgtcatggtttgctgctgcttttaggccaatggtgttggggatcttgtcaataTTGATGCAATTTTGATTGCAGGAACGTACAGACAtatgatccaccatgcaataccatctgaaaAGCAACTGATTGGCAACGGCTTCAATTTCAATGACAGTGATCTCAAACACGCTGTCAAAGCAGTAGAAGCATAACTGGATAGAAAACACtcagtggaacactatcagtcatggattggcctcccgaGAGCCCACACCTCAGCGTTATTAAACCACTGTGGGATGatcttgacagagaatgaaagaaaaggcagccgacatccaaagaagatgtccttcaagaagcctgaagaactattaCAGAAGACTACTTAAATAAATTACAGCTTGCGTAACAGATTCAGCTTGTAAGAATAAAGgtactgactttcaagcttgttagaattgctTGCACATTTCAATGAATCACTGCACTCATTTCCCATTTTTCCAGCAAAATGTTGAGAAATATGGCTCAACACTTTTGTAGAGTGCTGTATTCAGCAAACGCATGGCATCTTTTCATGTACTTCCCAATGTTACAGCATTTTTACCATCAGTTTGTCTGTTTTACAGGCTATGGCTTTGTGGATTTCgacagtccagcagcagcacagaaagctgTTACAGCTCTGAAATCCACTGGGGTCCAGGCTCAGATGGCTAAGGTAAGAATTAGCCAACTATCTTGTATCCATCTACCACGTGTTGCTTCCAAGTTTACCAGCCACCATTAGATTTAAACATGCCTTTTTTAGCCCATCACCCAGTCTTGTACCCTTATTGATCTTCAGAGAGCCATCAGCTCAAGAGTCATGGCACCATTGCTGCGCACGTACACACACTATCATGTAAAAGGTTAAAAACTGTTACATGCAGTGGCCTAATTGGCAGCGACTGTGCTGTTGGAAAGGATTCAAAGTAAACTCTTGTCTATAGggaggtgtgtgtgtacagtgatGCACAGCCCAGACTAGACCTGCAGAAACAGTTTGCTGATCATATTTTTTATTGCTTGTTCCTCCGCTCTGTTCGGTCTCCTCTCAAATCCTCATTTTGCCTCTTTCTTCACTGTCCTCCGCACTACCTCCTGTCTCCTTCCCACTCACGTACTTCATTTCTGCACTGTGTATGTTACAAACCTGCTCCTGTTGTAGCACTTGTTCTGAACTCTTTGTCCAAGTGTCTGAAGTCAAAGCTACTCTTGTCGGCCCATTAAGCTGATCCCTCTGGCTCTGAGGCTCCCCATTGAAGGAACCCAGGGGGGAGGGTGCCACTACACCCGCTGTCAATGGGGCAGGCACAATGGACTGGCATTGTCCATCGCCTGGGCCTGGGCCTGGGGGAGACACCAGCACTTAATACACTCCACCCCGGCGTCCCTACCTCCTCCCTCAATCTTGCACCCAAACAGACCCGCAGCAATGTAACACCAGGGTCTCCCTCAGAGCAGCGCTGGAGAACTGTAACGGATACACACTGCCAGCTGACCTGAAACAGTCCAGTGCAACTAAACCCTGAGTCGAAGTTCACTGAGCCGCTTCTGTAAGAGTGCCATACAATCCTGCGTATCTTTGTACTTGACAAGTGCAACTGGACACCATAACCTGACTCACCCAGACAGCATGTGCTCAGTGAGAGGTGTTGATAACCACTATATAAACCCGCCGTCTCAGAGTCAGTGGGTATTTCaggtcagcaaaaaaaaagagctatagTCAATGGTAATATTAATATCAAGGACAGGTTCACCTGCCAGCAGCTTCACCATGGCTGCTGCAGTGTTATTCACAAACACAATGAACCACACCTTGAACTAGATGTCCTTAGAGTGTGTGCTAAGTCCCTGAACGGGCCACCCCAGCCTCCAGGCTGCAAGCCCAGAGGAGCTGCGTGTGTAGGGGCAGCGAAACAATGGCAAAGTTAAAAATAGagccaccccccaccccaccccctctgttttttcttttttcttttttacttctcaGCACCTCCCTGTTTGAACTCAGACGTCATCACCCACACGCTGCTCGACACACAAACAGCCAAGCGAGCTAACGCAGAGACACACCTTAACAGACATGGCTCGGTGAAGGCCTGGCACAGACAATACACGGTGACACCTCAGCAAATCCCATTCATGCGCCTGAGCTGCGCGCGGCAACATTTTAATACAGCAGGAAGAAAACTGTTAGAATATCAAACCGTCTGCTGTGTGCGCTGGCCGAGCtaaaagggaaaacaaaaaaagggaaaaggggtggagttttttgtttgtgtttgttttgtcataTGGCTTTGAATACCATTACTCTCAGCTGGCCTATGACCCCTGCGGTTTGCTCCTCTGTTGCATAATAGCTGTGTTAGCAGGAATGACGGCAATCACAGAAAATAGGTTATCTCTCCACCAGATGGCTGAGAGTAGGAGATACTCACGTAGGCTATAAAACATTTAAGATAGCTGTTGACATACTTTAATGCCATAAATGTTCTCAGGAATTCTTCATTGTCAGATCGCCACCTCTGTCAAATGTGCCCGAACAGCTTGGCAAGTATCTGAGGTACTGGCTGTCCTCTCCTGGTTGTTGCTTGGATCAGTCCAGTCTAAACAGTTGTAACTCGATTTGCCTCGCTCGCTGACAGCTTCTGACAGCTTCTTCTCCATCCAAATTTAAAAAGCTTTTGTTATTTGTGGTGTGCAGAGCTGTCTGATTGCATGCAGCAGGCACTGAAAAGAGGAGATAAAATGGTATAGAGAGCAGCCTGCTAGTCAGAAGACACCCATCTGTCTTCTTTTCTAgtttcactctttttctgtcattCTCCTTTCTAATTGCCCAAATGACTGCAGAGGCCTGGGTAGGTCCTACCCTGCTAGTTTCCTCCTTCCGTAACAAAATATCAGCCTTTTGAGTTATTaatttcccccctctttcttcgCTCTccgttttttttccttcccctgTTTTTTAGCCCagcctctcttttttttttttcatggttgCCAGGCTCCTGTTGCTCTGTGAACTCTTTAACTTCATGCCTGGCTTCCTGTCTGCTTCTGCATAGTCACACAAGGTTTCGCTTTCAAGCTAGTGCCACCAAATGATCTCTCCTCTTAATTTACTCACAGCCATCAAGATCTCTTCATTAGTCAAAATTATACTAAAAAAGCACGACTCTCTACCCCTGTGCACAAATTAATATTTTGCAAATGTCAGAGTGGTTTTTTAGCGTGCACGTAAGGTTTTTCAAATCCTCCTCAGCTGTGGCAGTGACACATAGAAAGTGGTGAGAGATTATTCAGGGTTTCCCTTTATTGGTCTGTCACTAATTGCTTAAAAACATTTCAGCAGGTTCTGTTACTAAATTATGCTTGACACGGTGCGCAAATGTAATTTAATCAATTTGCCAAGTGCAGTGGCAGGTGTTGATGGAAAGACGGGTCGCACTGCTGCCTACACAGAAATTTGTGCCGtgtggaaaaaaagatttttgaaagTGACAACATTTTTCTATTTGCAAGAGTGCCAGGAAAGTGTgctgaaatatattttaaatttaagtCGGAGAACTTCACGCTTTAAGAAACTGTAAATACTTGATTAAAGCAGCGGCGTCTGCACCGACACGGTCGCTTtgagataaataataaaaagtcagCGCCGCGTTTCCTCATTCAAAGCTTAAAAAGATGGACGAGTGAATGGATTCTCATTTCTCACTTTCTGTATAGCAACAGGAGCAGGACCCCACCAACCTCTACATCTCCAACCTGCCCGTGTCTATGGATGAGCAAGAGCTGGAGAGCATGCTCAAGTCTTTTGGCCAGGTCATTTCCACCCGCATCCTCCGAGATGCTAATGGGACCAGCCGTGGCGTCGGATTTGCCAGGTCAGACTGTGGCGTCGCATGGTGGTCCATCGTGTCTTGAGCACATTTTCTGTTATGAATTACATGTAATTTGTGCAGCTCTGGCACGGACCAACCGAATGCAAACAGTGCTTCTCGAGAGGGATTAATTTTAACTCTGTCTGGTTTTTCAGGATGGAATCCACGGAGAAGTGCGAAGCCATAATTCAGCATTTCAATGGCAAATTCATCAAGACTCCACCAGGAATACCCGGTGCgtggaatgttttttttgtattatagaAACCTGATACTGTTGTAAGTGCTGGAGCTGAGTGTGTTTTCTTCCCCACTGTGATCAGTGAATTCACTCTCTTGTTTGACCTGTTGCTTTCTCAGTACCCACAGAGCCCTTATTATGTAAGTTTGCAGACGGAGGTCAGAAGAAGAGGCAGAACCAGAGCAAATATCTCCAAAATGGAAGACCTTGGGCTAGAGACGGAGATACggtaatgtcttttttttttctcctctaaaATTATGGAGAATAATCACTTTAAGTACATACTGGAAAGTTTTGAATGTAATCGTCCACACTCTGTGCTAGCAGACTGTTTTAGTAAGTACTGCGCCGGTGTTTGCATGACCTCACTGGTTCTGAatcccttttttgttttcccagGGAGGAATGACGCTTGCGTATGACCCCACAGCCTTACAAAATGGGTGAGTGGTATGCACGGACTGACTAAAAACAGTCCCAGCCCTCCAGGAAAATAAACATAGCAATCAGAGACTGGTAAAaggctgccctctgctggacatTGCAGGAACTCAGAAATGTCGCTAAATTAGCTGGAAATTGTCGACATGTTGCAGTTTCCTTCatgttttcttcttgttgctCTGTGTGTTTGGCAGCTTCTACTCCTCACCTTACAGTCTGGCTCCAAATCGAATGATTGCTCAGACTTCCCTCTCTCCCTACATGCATTCTCCTGTCTCATCCTACCAGGTGGGACTTTTCACTCTGTTTATATTCAAATTattagtagtttttttttctttgttcgtTCATTTTTAGCCCTGCTGGCTTTTAAAATCTGCATGAAAGTGAATCATGtatttttctgttgcttttCTGTACCGAATCCCTCATTAAGGTCACGTTACGTAAGTTAACATGTAGGACGGCTGCTTTCATCCAGGTTCTGTCTCTGTTCTTGTGACCTTTTTGTGCCAGCTTACACATTAAGGGCTCTGAGGGGACTGTGACAGCACCAGATGAAAAATATCGAAAACTAATTTTGCGATGTACTCCCGCCTCTACAGGTACACAACCCGTCCTGGATGCACCATCAGTCATACCTCATGCAGCCAGCTGTGAGTATCCCTCCTTCAATGCCTTCTGGTCTTTTCACTTGGCCCACAGGGCAAAAAAGCATAAACAAAAGTGTAAATGCAAAAAGTGCTTGAAGCAGGATATTCAAATCAAAGTGTCACGGCAGtaacaataaaaagaacataGTTCTTTCTGTTACATGGAAATCAACAGGAACAAGCGGCCTCAGTGGTCACACAGAAAGCTGTAATATTTATTGGATCCCTGATAGTTGTGATCTTTAAGCGTACGCTTTAAGCATTGACCTGCTTTAGGGAATGCCATTAATGAATTAGTCTCAATACTTTTTGTGGTTGTAATTACGCTGCATGTTAAACTGTACAATATATCTGTGGCTGCCCAGCATCGGTTGCATTGCTGCCACTATCCGAACTTGACCAGTGGCAGCTATGATTTGCATTAaccaaatgaaaggaaaaatatCTTCTGCTGGGTCAACTTTTATGGAAAAGGGATCAGGGTGCGTGCCGAAGCCATGTGGAAAGCTTAAAGAGGAATGCACACCTGAAAGGGCTTTTGTTTCATCAGTAGATATCTacagttttttaatattaaacttGTACCAGTGTTATTAATAAAATACGATGAATGTTAACCTCTACTTTTTAACAAAATGTAGTTACTAGGTGATACATGTCACACTCTGGGACTGCATTtaggtgtgtgtctctgtgcgtTCACAGGGTACAGTTATTACCCCAACAATGGAACATGCCATGTCCATCCAGCCCACATCCATGATGGGACCTCTCACCCAGCAACTAAGCCACCTGTCTCTGGGCAGCACAGGCACAGTCAGTaccaacagacacacaaacacaatcaacTGTCCCTGTCACTAACGAAGTTTACAAGTGTAATTATTTGCGTGAAATACtaaacacacagtcacagatTTCATTTTCCTCCCTGTCTTCCCTACAGTATATTCCGGCCAATACAACTATGCAGGGGACCTACATCCCCCAGTACACCCCAGTGCCTCCTTCCAGCGTCCCAGTGGAGGTATGAAACGTTTCTTAATGTCTtaatgatgttttgtttttccatgaAGTGGCTGGCTCAAAATGAAAACTCCTTTGTGGGACATACTGTGTAACTAATAATTGAACGTGGCTAAAGAAATTGACAAAAGTAATGGAGGTGGTTGTTCAAAGGTGCCAGCTGGCTGATTGAATTCACTCGATATCCTGAGAGCCTTTTTAAAGTGATCATGAATTTACCAGCTAAACCTTTAACTGCGGCGTACGTCCCTGTGTCTGTGAAGTCATTTTGTTGATGTGTTTTGAGATCAAAATGACTTAGCGGTGCTGTCCTGCCTTCTTTTTAATCTGTGAAACAAATGTGCCTAGTTTAGGTTGCACCTGCTCATTTTCCTTATTCATTCATAAATCTGCCAGATATttgattaattaaaaattgTCAAATATTGAAATATTGAAAAACATATGtcattttattgctttattaGGTAAACAGCACCacttaaaagtgcttttaagaAGCAGCAAAAATTCTTTCATCGTGTTGATTGTCTGTTGAATGACTGATTATTCCAGGTCAGCACATGTGTTTGCTGCTTGAACCAAAGAGAATATTTCCAGCTGGGAGAACCTGTATAAATGGAGTGTCTGCTTCTGTTTCCGCCCAACATTGGCCTGAGTCCATACGTAACCTTTGATAACCTGAATGCAGCCATATGCGAACCTCAGATTTAAGGCTATTACCTAACTGGGCAAGCTTTTGCaatttctttatgtctttcttTATTTACTTTGGCAATCATTGTGCAGTCTGTGTGTTCCAGGGCTGTATTGTGGTAGATCCAGGCA is a window from the Pelmatolapia mariae isolate MD_Pm_ZW linkage group LG5, Pm_UMD_F_2, whole genome shotgun sequence genome containing:
- the LOC134627145 gene encoding RNA-binding motif, single-stranded-interacting protein 2-like isoform X2 gives rise to the protein MLLSVPSRAGINPYNGYNSRNSKKTYVSSGHQMAPPSPNTNSSSNSSGGGGEQLSKTNLYIRGLHPGTTDQDLVKLCQPYGKIVSTKAILDKTTNKCKGYGFVDFDSPAAAQKAVTALKSTGVQAQMAKQQEQDPTNLYISNLPVSMDEQELESMLKSFGQVISTRILRDANGTSRGVGFARMESTEKCEAIIQHFNGKFIKTPPGIPVPTEPLLCKFADGGQKKRQNQSKYLQNGRPWARDGDTGGMTLAYDPTALQNGFYSSPYSLAPNRMIAQTSLSPYMHSPVSSYQVHNPSWMHHQSYLMQPAGTVITPTMEHAMSIQPTSMMGPLTQQLSHLSLGSTGTYIPANTTMQGTYIPQYTPVPPSSVPVEENGGQQQQVAMETPTEHTNYSYQHTK
- the LOC134627145 gene encoding RNA-binding motif, single-stranded-interacting protein 2-like isoform X3, whose amino-acid sequence is MAPPSPNTNSSSNSSGGGGEQLSKTNLYIRGLHPGTTDQDLVKLCQPYGKIVSTKAILDKTTNKCKGYGFVDFDSPAAAQKAVTALKSTGVQAQMAKQQEQDPTNLYISNLPVSMDEQELESMLKSFGQVISTRILRDANGTSRGVGFARMESTEKCEAIIQHFNGKFIKTPPGIPVPTEPLLCKFADGGQKKRQNQSKYLQNGRPWARDGDTGGMTLAYDPTALQNGFYSSPYSLAPNRMIAQTSLSPYMHSPVSSYQVHNPSWMHHQSYLMQPAGTVITPTMEHAMSIQPTSMMGPLTQQLSHLSLGSTGTYIPANTTMQGTYIPQYTPVPPSSVPVEENGGQQQQVAMETPTEHTNYSYQHTK
- the LOC134627145 gene encoding RNA-binding motif, single-stranded-interacting protein 2-like isoform X1, coding for MLLSVPSRAGINPYNGYNSRNSKKQTYVSSGHQMAPPSPNTNSSSNSSGGGGEQLSKTNLYIRGLHPGTTDQDLVKLCQPYGKIVSTKAILDKTTNKCKGYGFVDFDSPAAAQKAVTALKSTGVQAQMAKQQEQDPTNLYISNLPVSMDEQELESMLKSFGQVISTRILRDANGTSRGVGFARMESTEKCEAIIQHFNGKFIKTPPGIPVPTEPLLCKFADGGQKKRQNQSKYLQNGRPWARDGDTGGMTLAYDPTALQNGFYSSPYSLAPNRMIAQTSLSPYMHSPVSSYQVHNPSWMHHQSYLMQPAGTVITPTMEHAMSIQPTSMMGPLTQQLSHLSLGSTGTYIPANTTMQGTYIPQYTPVPPSSVPVEENGGQQQQVAMETPTEHTNYSYQHTK